The following proteins are encoded in a genomic region of Populus nigra chromosome 16, ddPopNigr1.1, whole genome shotgun sequence:
- the LOC133675062 gene encoding palmitoyl-acyl carrier protein thioesterase, chloroplastic-like — MCLCSMNDHLAMASVTTKGASGLYFPGNLYQVEKRNKMTILAMARAGSSCSWRMITPKKRSFYAIASAGNPPSLDMKNGKKVNGIHVKETPSPYIGNTNPSGLAIDSNVGEPHTYLLGRFVEERFVYRQTFSIRSYEIGPDKTATMETLMNLLQETALNHVTSSGLAGNGFGATREMSLRKLIWVVTRIHVQVQRYSCWGDVVEIDTWVDATGKNGMRRDWIIRDYNTQEIITKATSTWVIMNRETRKLSKIPGEVREELQPFYINRLAIPAEHNDVEKIDKLTDGTAGRIQSGLAPRWSDMDANQHVNNVKYIGWILESVPMHVLEHYNLTSMTLEYRRECRQSNLLESLTSTSEDSNSNSSNRKADMEHTHLLRMQADKAEIVRARTEWKSKLKHE, encoded by the exons ATGTGCCTGTGTTCAATGAATGATCACTTAGCAATGGCATCAGTGACGACAAAGGGTGCATCTGGATTATATTTTCCAGGGAATTTGTACCAGGTagagaaaaggaataaaatgaCAATATTGGCCATGGCCAGGGCAGGATCTTCTTGTTCTTGGCGCATGATCACCCCGAAAAAACGAAGCTTTTACGCAATAGCAAGCGCCGGTAATCCACCAAGCTTGGACATGAAAAATGGGAAGAAGGTGAATGGGATTCATGTAAAGGAGACTCCGTCTCCGTATATAGGCAATACAAATCCCAGTGGGTTGGCAATCGATAGCAATGTTGGTGAACCTCACACATATTTGCTTGGGAGGTTTGTGGAGGAAAGGTTTGTTTATAGGCAGACATTCAGTATCAGGTCTTATGAGATTGGACCTGACAAAACTGCCACCATGGAAACATTGATGAATCTCCTTCAG GAAACTGCTCTAAACCATGTGACAAGCTCTGGACTAGCTGGAAACGGCTTTGGTGCCACCCGAGAGATGAGCCTGAGGAAGCTTATTTGGGTAGTCACTCGCATTCACGTTCAAGTACAGCGATACAGCTGCTG GGGAGACGTTGTTGAGATTGATACTTGGGTTGATGCAACAGGGAAGAATGGTATGCGCAGGGACTGGATAATTCGAGACTACAACACCCAAGAGATTATAACAAAAGCAACAAG CACATGGGTGATCATGAATAGAGAAACAAGAAAGCTATCCAAAATCCCAGGAGAAGTCAGGGAAGAATTGCAACCATTCTACATAAACAGGCTTGCAATTCCCGCTGAACACAACGATgttgaaaaaattgataagCTCACTGATGGAACAGCAGGCAGAATTCAATCCGGTTTAGCT CCAAGATGGAGTGACATGGATGCCAATCAACATGTAAACAATGTCAAATACATTGGATGGATTTTGGAG AGCGTGCCAATGCATGTCCTGGAACATTACAACCTGACAAGCATGACCCTTGAGTATCGACGAGAGTGTCGGCAATCAAACCTGCTCGAATCTTTAACAAGCACGAGCGAAGATTCAAACAGCAATTCCAGTAATCGCAAAGCAGACATGGAACACACACATCTGCTGCGTATGCAAGCTGACAAGGCAGAGATAGTTCGTGCAAGAACAGAATGGAAATCTAAACTAAAGCACGAGTGA
- the LOC133675596 gene encoding HVA22-like protein e: MGRFWTFLTHVHTLSGPVMMLLYPLYASVIAIESASREDDEQWLAYWILYSFLTLTEMLLQSILEWIPIWYSLKLVVAAWLVLPQFKGAAFIYERFVREHIRKYIGEKDHPHHKSTTASGSGGGGKGKNKFVHFISPNKGEHEIS, encoded by the exons ATGGGTCGTTTTTGGACTTTTCTCACTCATGTTCACACGCTATCTGG GCCAGTCATGATGTTGCTCTACCCCTT GTATGCATCAGTAATTGCTATAGAGAGTGCATCAAGGGAGGATGATGAGCAGTGGCTTGCTTATTGGATCTTATATTCATTTCTAACTCTTACAGAGATGCTGCTCCAATCCATTTTAGAGTG GATTCCTATATGGTACTCTTTGAAATTGGTGGTGGCTGCATGGTTGGTTCTACCACAGTTCAAAGGTGCAGCTTTCATTTATGAAAGGTTTGTGAGAGAGCATATCAGGAAATATATAGGGGAAAAAGATCATCCCCATCACAAGTCTACCACTGCCAGTGGTAGTGGCGGCGGCGGCAAAGGCAAGAACAAGTTCGTTCACTTCATATCCCCCAATAAA GGAGAACATGAGATTTCCTGA
- the LOC133675680 gene encoding uncharacterized protein LOC133675680 — protein MDLIKLREIHAINKSKKHQLLDKFFLYSFTVLSCTLFCSSPFWFPSLFHSMKLFLFVSLPKLSSILLSPKFIFIVGNLIIFVLVGESKYFTSDPPSATDVYYDEYIDQKKSLQTTSASVEEKKEVKMEESFKEKQSKTCESGENNGGKGLGEGNLKVHKEREDLEGEEEFSLPTEELKKRADDFIARVNRQRMLEARLLVCYS, from the coding sequence ATGGATCTCATTAAGCTGAGAGAGATTCATGCGATTAACAAGTCCAAGAAGCATCAACTTCTTGACAAATTTTTCCTGTATTCTTTCACTGTGTTGTCCTGTACTCTTTTCTGTTCTAGCCCTTTCTGGTTTCCCTCCCTATTTCATTCCATGAAACTCTTTCTCTTCGTCTCTCTTCCAAAACTAAGTTCTATTTTACTCAGCCCCaagtttattttcattgttgGCAACCTCATAATCTTTGTCCTTGTCGGTGAGTCCAAGTACTTTACTTCAGACCCTCCATCAGCGACTGATGTTTATTATGATGAGTACATTGACCAGAAAAAGAGCCTTCAAACAACTTCAGCTAGCGTGGAAGAGAAAAAGGAGGTAAAAATGGAGGAATctttcaaagaaaaacaaagcaaaacttGCGAAAGCGGAGAAAACAATGGAGGGAAAGGATTGGGGGAGGGAAACTTGAAAGTACACAAGGAACGTGAGGAtttagaaggagaagaagagttcaGTTTGCCGACAgaggaattgaaaaaaagggCTGATGATTTCATTGCAAGAGTCAACAGACAAAGGATGCTTGAAGCTAGGCTATTAGTATGCTATAGTTAA
- the LOC133675641 gene encoding 11-beta-hydroxysteroid dehydrogenase A-like, giving the protein MDLIHKVLNIVLPPITLILLLLFLPSFLVSKFISRIKRSINSEKVAGKVVLITGASSGIGEYLAYEYARRGACLALAARRQERLRAVADKARALGSPDVIVIPTDISKAEDSERFINEAVNHFGKLDHLVNNAGVVQIDMFEDCKQISDFATLTNTNFWGSVYTTHFAIPHLRKSKGRIVGISSIAGWFTVPRMSFYCASKAAITSFYETLRAEFGSDIGITIVTPGVVESEMSQGDFLSKAQIDFVPAESTERCAKAIVDSACRGDRYLTEPSWARMTFLLKVLCPEVLEWLFHMVLVSKSSKKSN; this is encoded by the exons ATGGATTTGATCCACAAAGTCCTGAACATTGTACTTCCTCCTATAACATTGATTCTGCTACTTCTCTTCTTGCCGTCCTTTCTTGTTTCCAAGTTCATAAGTCGTATAAAAAGATCAATAAATAGCGAAAAGGTGGCAGGAAAAGTAGTTCTAATCACCGGTGCATCCTCAGGCATTGGCGAG TATCTTGCATATGAGTATGCTAGGAGAGGAGCATGTTTAGCCCTTGCTGCTAGAAGACAGGAGCGTCTTCGAGCAGTTGCTGATAAGGCAAGGGCGCTGGGTTCACCAGATGTTATAGTCATCCCCACTGACATTTCGAAGGCTGAAGACTCTGAGAGGTTTATTAACGAAGCAGTGAATCATTTTGGCAAGT TGGATCATCTGGTGAACAATGCTGGTGTTGTTCAAATTGACATGTTTGAGGATTGCAAGCAAATATCAGATTTTGCAACACTCACG AACACAAATTTCTGGGGTTCCGTTTACACCACCCATTTCGCTATTCCACACCTAAGAAAAAGTAAAGGGAGGATTGTAGGGATTTCTTCAATTGCTGGATGGTTCACAGTGCCTAGGATGAGCTTCTATTGC GCAAGCAAAGCCGCCATAACAAGTTTTTATGAAACACTACGTGCTGAATTTGGTTCGGATATTGGAATAACAATCGTCACTCCTGGTGTAGTCGAGTCAGAAATGAGCCAAGGCGATTTTTTGTCAAAG GCCCAGATAGACTTTGTCCCGGCCGAGTCGACCGAGAGGTGTGCTAAAGCAATCGTGGACAGCGCTTGCCGAGGAGATAGATACTTAACAGAGCCGTCTTGGGCAAGAATGACGTTTCTGCTGAAAGTCCTTTGTCCTGAAGTGCTGGAGTGGTTGTTCCACATGGTATTGGTTTCTAAGAGTTCAAAGAAAAGTAACTAG
- the LOC133675642 gene encoding 11-beta-hydroxysteroid dehydrogenase A-like, whose protein sequence is MDLIHKVLNIVLPPITLILLLLFFPYFLVSKFISSIKRSINSEKVAGKVVLITGASSGIGEYLAYEYARRGACLALSARREERLRAVADKARELGSPDVIVIATDISKVEDCERFVNEAMNHFGKLDHLVNNAGVAQIDMFEDCKQISEFATIMNTNFWGSVYASHFAIPHLRKSKGRIVGISSIAGWCSVPRMSFYSASKAAITSFYETLRAEFGSDIRITIVTPGVVESEMTQGDFLSKSTERCAKAIVDSACRGDRYLVEPSWARISFLMKVLCPEVLEWWFHRILVAKSSKKSN, encoded by the exons ATGGATTTGATTCACAAGGTCCTGAACATTGTACTTCCTCCTATAACATTGATTCTGCTACTTCTCTTCTTTCCGTATTTTCTTGTTTCCAAGTTTATAAGTAGCATAAAAAGATCAATAAATAGCGAAAAGGTGGCAGGAAAAGTAGTTCTAATCACCGGTGCATCTTCAGGCATTGGCGAG TATCTTGCATACGAGTATGCTAGGAGAGGAGCCTGTTTAGCCCTCTCTGCTAGAAGAGAGGAGCGTCTTCGAGCAGTAGCTGATAAGGCCCGGGAGCTGGGGTCACCGGATGTTATAGTCATCGCCACTGACATTTCGAAGGTTGAAGACTGTGAGCGGTTTGTTAATGAGGCAATGAATCATTTTGGCAAGT TGGATCATCTGGTGAACAATGCTGGTGTTGCTCAGATTGACATGTTTGAGGATTGCAAGCAAATATCAGAATTTGCAACAATTatg AACACAAATTTCTGGGGTTCCGTATACGCCTCCCATTTCGCTATTCCACACCTAAGAAAAAGTAAAGGAAGGATTGTAGGGATTTCTTCAATTGCTGGATGGTGCTCAGTGCCCAGGATGAGCTTCTATTCT GCAAGCAAAGCAGCCATAACAAGTTTTTATGAGACACTACGTGCTGAATTTGGTTCGGATATTAGAATAACAATCGTCACTCCTGGTGTAGTTGAGTCAGAAATGACCCAAGGAGATTTTTTATCAAAG TCGACCGAAAGGTGTGCTAAAGCAATCGTGGACAGTGCTTGTCGAGGAGACAGGTACTTGGTAGAGCCGTCTTGGGCAAGGATTTCGTTTCTGATGAAAGTCCTTTGCCCTGAAGTGCTGGAGTGGTGGTTCCACAGGATATTGGTTGCTAAGAGTTCCAAGAAGAGCAACTAG